From a single Natronorubrum tibetense GA33 genomic region:
- a CDS encoding cupin domain-containing protein, with protein MAESTAEPEPVIRRSNDIDYESVSAADGLEKGVLISDDHGAPNFAIRRFVLEAGAEVPEHTNEVEHEQYVLEGEYTVGIGNEEYEVAAGDSLLIPGGTVHWYRNEGDEPGAFLCAVPNGDDAIELVD; from the coding sequence ATGGCCGAATCGACAGCCGAACCCGAGCCGGTAATCCGCCGCAGCAACGACATCGACTACGAATCCGTGAGCGCCGCCGACGGCCTCGAGAAGGGCGTCCTGATCAGCGACGACCACGGCGCGCCGAACTTCGCGATCCGACGGTTCGTCCTCGAGGCCGGGGCCGAAGTGCCCGAACACACGAACGAGGTCGAACACGAACAGTACGTCCTCGAGGGCGAGTACACAGTAGGTATCGGCAACGAGGAGTACGAGGTCGCCGCGGGCGACTCGCTGCTTATCCCCGGCGGGACCGTCCACTGGTACCGAAACGAAGGCGACGAGCCCGGAGCGTTCCTCTGTGCCGTGCCGAACGGTGACGACGCGATCGAACTGGTCGACTGA
- a CDS encoding cold-shock protein codes for MAKGTVDFFNDTGGYGFIETEDADDDVFFHMEDIGGPDLEEGQELEFDIEQAPKGPRATNVERL; via the coding sequence ATGGCGAAAGGAACCGTTGATTTCTTCAACGACACTGGCGGCTACGGATTCATCGAGACTGAGGACGCGGACGACGACGTGTTCTTCCACATGGAAGACATCGGCGGCCCGGACCTTGAGGAAGGACAGGAACTCGAGTTCGACATCGAGCAGGCCCCCAAGGGCCCGCGCGCGACGAACGTCGAGCGCCTGTAA
- a CDS encoding NAD(P)H-dependent oxidoreductase, whose amino-acid sequence MNVLCILGHPRTESFCGALADAYREGAEEAGVEVRSLAVADLEFDPDVRAESPTDQHLEDDLRAAQRLIGWADHLAFVYPNWWGTMPARLKGFFDRVFEPGFAFAEYDEGEGAGHAELLDDKTAELLVTMDMPPWVYRWIYRQPGTNAVKRATLGYAGVRTTRVTELGPIESSTLEEREGWLERARERGRTLATGPESRTARATRKAKTWLGALRLQFYPMACLAYTIGALAAGNSSDVFDSGVYWLGFGFLFFLEAATVLSNEYYDYETDRQNTFAGPFTGGSQVLVDDALSVRELRTGIGVTLVLATGFGIIAVAAGAGSTVATASAVAVLAVLSLGYTAPPLELSYRTLGEVTVAWTHSIGVLLIGFLVLGGSWREPEPWLLGVPFLLAVFPSITLAGVPDYAADRAVGKRTIAVRFGIGGAGAVAMGTAVLAALIAVGWYLTGLVPDAYGPAIVLSVPHALGICWLLRRRLDEAAGAQRIDGLMIASLSYIAWFAVVPLYGLL is encoded by the coding sequence GTGAACGTCCTCTGTATTCTGGGCCATCCCCGGACCGAGAGCTTCTGTGGCGCGCTGGCGGACGCCTACCGTGAGGGGGCCGAAGAGGCCGGCGTCGAGGTTCGATCTCTCGCCGTCGCCGATCTCGAGTTCGATCCTGACGTCCGGGCCGAGAGCCCGACCGACCAGCACCTGGAGGACGACCTGCGGGCCGCCCAGCGGCTGATCGGGTGGGCGGACCACCTCGCCTTCGTCTACCCGAACTGGTGGGGGACGATGCCCGCCCGACTCAAGGGCTTTTTCGACCGCGTCTTCGAACCCGGCTTCGCCTTCGCGGAGTACGACGAGGGCGAGGGCGCGGGTCACGCCGAGTTGCTCGACGACAAGACGGCCGAGTTGCTCGTCACGATGGATATGCCGCCGTGGGTCTATCGCTGGATCTACCGCCAACCGGGGACCAACGCCGTCAAACGCGCCACGCTGGGCTACGCCGGCGTGCGAACGACGCGGGTGACGGAACTGGGGCCGATCGAGTCCTCGACGCTCGAGGAGCGCGAGGGCTGGCTGGAACGGGCCAGAGAGCGGGGACGAACTCTGGCAACGGGCCCGGAGTCCCGAACGGCCCGAGCGACACGCAAAGCGAAGACGTGGCTCGGCGCGCTCCGACTGCAGTTCTACCCGATGGCCTGCCTCGCCTACACGATCGGCGCGCTGGCTGCGGGCAACTCGAGCGACGTCTTTGATTCGGGGGTGTACTGGCTGGGATTTGGGTTCTTGTTCTTCCTCGAGGCGGCGACGGTGTTGAGCAACGAGTACTACGATTACGAGACTGATCGACAGAACACGTTCGCCGGGCCGTTCACGGGCGGGTCGCAGGTGCTGGTCGACGACGCGCTCTCGGTTCGCGAACTTCGGACCGGGATCGGTGTGACGCTGGTGCTCGCGACCGGGTTCGGTATAATTGCGGTAGCCGCCGGCGCTGGCTCGACGGTCGCGACGGCGAGTGCGGTGGCCGTGCTCGCGGTGCTGTCGCTCGGTTACACCGCCCCGCCACTGGAACTGTCGTATCGAACGCTCGGCGAGGTGACCGTCGCCTGGACCCACAGCATCGGCGTGCTGTTGATCGGGTTCCTCGTCCTCGGCGGCTCGTGGCGGGAGCCGGAGCCGTGGCTGCTCGGCGTCCCGTTCCTGCTGGCCGTCTTCCCGTCGATCACGCTTGCGGGGGTGCCCGACTACGCGGCCGATCGAGCCGTCGGTAAGCGAACGATCGCCGTCCGGTTCGGGATCGGCGGCGCCGGCGCGGTCGCGATGGGGACGGCGGTGCTGGCCGCCCTGATTGCAGTCGGCTGGTACCTCACGGGGCTGGTCCCCGACGCGTACGGACCGGCGATCG
- a CDS encoding carbonic anhydrase, producing the protein MDHDVLNELLAGNERHVDGLPGTYFDAVQAGQHPDVVTVCCSDSRVPQERMWGVDDPGTVFTPSNIGNQVWDEDDGERIVDGGLLYPIHHADTDVAAVVGHTGCGAVTAAYHAATGGELPGPRGVDKWVEMLRPVVEDALESDLIDTDADEETVINQLVEYNVDYQATFLRESDDVPDDIDVYGFVYDFQGIYGDEHGRAYLVNVNGETNPEAIAAEIPDEYAEATRSLLY; encoded by the coding sequence ATGGATCACGACGTTCTCAACGAGTTGCTAGCCGGAAACGAGCGTCACGTCGACGGCCTGCCCGGCACGTACTTCGACGCGGTACAGGCGGGACAACATCCCGACGTCGTCACCGTCTGCTGTTCGGACTCGCGAGTCCCACAAGAACGGATGTGGGGCGTCGACGACCCGGGAACGGTGTTCACCCCGAGCAACATCGGCAACCAGGTCTGGGACGAGGACGACGGCGAGCGAATCGTCGACGGCGGCCTGCTGTACCCGATCCACCACGCCGACACCGACGTCGCCGCCGTCGTCGGTCACACCGGCTGCGGGGCCGTTACCGCCGCGTACCACGCTGCAACTGGTGGTGAGCTCCCCGGTCCACGAGGCGTCGACAAGTGGGTCGAGATGCTCCGCCCCGTGGTCGAGGACGCCCTCGAGAGCGACCTGATCGACACCGACGCCGACGAGGAGACCGTAATCAACCAGCTCGTCGAGTACAACGTCGACTATCAGGCGACGTTCCTCCGCGAGTCCGACGACGTCCCGGACGACATCGATGTCTACGGCTTCGTCTACGACTTCCAGGGGATCTACGGCGACGAACACGGGCGTGCGTATCTGGTCAACGTCAACGGCGAGACGAACCCCGAGGCGATCGCTGCAGAGATCCCGGACGAGTACGCGGAAGCGACGCGCAGTCTGCTCTACTGA